DNA from Micromonospora nigra:
TCCTTGGCTGCGCGTCCTCGCTGGAGATTCCGTCAACGAGCTCTTGGATCTCAACCTCGTATTCGATCTCCAGGATAAAGAAATCGTCACCCTCGTCATAAGAAAAGGAGGGGGTCATTTCGAGATGCCAGGTCAAGTCATTCCCCTCTTCGGGGAAATGCTCGAAGTTGAGCTGAGCGTTGAAGAGACGCACGTCTGCAATGTCGGCCATTGCTGCGACGCGAGAAGCCTCACGCTGTGCTCTCGCGAGGTCGAAATCTTCGCTCACAGTGCTCCCACAAGCCGAGTACGAGAAGAATCGAGATGTGCAACGGGCGCAGCAGGAGCACTGCTGCGCCAATTGCGGGCGGTCGAAGTAATCGGAGCGGGAGGTCTCGCATCCTTCAGGCGCGTAGAAGCCGGCGACCTGGAGTAAAAGCGGGCTTCGCACCACGGCGAGTCGTGAGGCATATCAATCGCAACCACAAGCCTCGCCGTAACAGCGCGCGCGTATCTCTGAAGCGTCGAAAGCTGAGGATCGACGTTCCCGTTTTCCAGATCAGAGACAGCGGACTGAGTCGTTTCCATCCGCTCGGCGACCTTTTTCTGACTGATTCGCAGGTCTCGGCGGACCTTCACGAGCCGACGAAGGAGAGCTTGGCGAAGCGCGACGTCTTCAAGGGAGGCCGCAAAGCTGGGGCTTCTCGAAGCGGCCTCCGCCAAGACCTCGCCCAGCTCATCGTAGTCGTCGTCCGGGTCGAGCACATCGGGGTTGGTCTTCTCGATCACGTTCGACATGAGGATCCCCCTGCTTCAGAAGC
Protein-coding regions in this window:
- a CDS encoding helix-turn-helix domain-containing protein; amino-acid sequence: MSNVIEKTNPDVLDPDDDYDELGEVLAEAASRSPSFAASLEDVALRQALLRRLVKVRRDLRISQKKVAERMETTQSAVSDLENGNVDPQLSTLQRYARAVTARLVVAIDMPHDSPWCEARFYSRSPASTRLKDARPPAPITSTARNWRSSAPAAPVAHLDSSRTRLVGAL